In a genomic window of Raphanus sativus cultivar WK10039 unplaced genomic scaffold, ASM80110v3 Scaffold0738, whole genome shotgun sequence:
- the LOC108852974 gene encoding uncharacterized protein LOC108852974 has protein sequence MYTHEMEVCSTVTTKKLSRLAKLILFTIQKVSDASRHKLLTTLDPQLLAKRGKTLRKSLNDAVSTSHSRITCRPSDYEDIQSSFISPVPIQLDYEFSCSSTPPRRSYASTTTGRRSGSRKPLINKRQRNAYVRYNTLPKVRDSAWERHVAAAVIPDVASSTGTMESGHVDRAAEEFIQRFHRQLRLQRWMMAQEV, from the coding sequence ATGTATACACACGAGATGGAAGTTTGTTCAACAGTCACAACCAAGAAGCTCTCAAGACTCGCGAAGCTTATCCTCTTCACCATCCAGAAGGTCTCAGACGCCTCACGACACAAACTCCTCACAACTCTCGATCCTCAGCTACTCGCCAAACGTGGCAAGACCCTACGCAAGTCTCTGAACGACGCCGTATCAACTTCCCACTCCCGCATCACGTGCCGTCCTTCCGACTACGAAGACATCCAGTCTTCCTTCATCTCACCAGTCCCGATCCAGCTGGACTACGAGTTCAGCTGCAGCAGCACCCCACCGAGACGTTCCTACGCCTCAACCACCACCGGACGACGCAGCGGGTCACGCAAACCGCTTATCAACAAACGCCAACGCAACGCGTATGTCCGGTACAACACGCTCCCTAAGGTTCGAGATTCCGCCTGGGAACGACACGTGGCAGCGGCCGTGATTCCTGACGTAGCTAGCAGTACCGGAACTATGGAAAGTGGCCACGTGGACAGAGCAGCGGAGGAGTTTATACAGAGGTTCCATAGACAGCTGAGGTTGCAGAGGTGGATGATGGCTCAGGAGGTTTAG